In Limnothrix sp. FACHB-406, the sequence GATGCTGGCTGGTACAGCTTCCGCCAAATGATCGAGGGCAAATCGATCCGCTACGGGCGGGATTTCCAGGTGATCAGTCGATGGGAACCGACTAGCCAGCGTTGTTCATCTTGTGGTCAATTGGGCGGCAAGAAACCCCTTGATGTACGCGAGTGGGTCTGTATGCAATGCGGGGCAATTCACGATCGCGATGTGAATGCCGCCATCAATATCCAAGTCGCGGGCGGGCAGTCCGAGACTCAAAACGGACGTGGAGGCCAGCGCAAATCCAGTTCGCTGGTAGCAGCCGATGAAGCGTCAACCCGTGGTCTAGTCGAGCAACTTCGGTTGTTTGCCTAGGGCCGGAATCCCCGCTCCTTTAGGACGGGAAGGATGTCAAATACCCCCTGCAATCAATCAACGGGCATTCTCAAAGGATCTATGGGCCGATGGTGATACCATCGGACAGCCTTCTTTGCCCCTTGTTTGCTATGCCCTTGAAGGATTTTGAGCAAGACTCAGCCGGCCGTCACTTCAGCTCCTCGCCGGCCACCCTCACCACCGAGGCAGACTCCTCGATCGCCCGAGAATGGTGGGTCGAGCGTTGGCTAGATCTGCTCAATGGCTATCGTTTCAAGAAGCGGCTGGAACGGGCCCGGGACTATGCTCGCCAAGGCCATGTGCTCAGTATTGATTTTAAAAATGCCAAGGTGATTGCCCGCGTTCAGGGCACGGAACCGGAGCCCTATCGCGTGTCCCTGTCGATCGACCCGTTCACCGATGAGGATTGGGCGGCGGTGGCGGAAACCCTGGCCCAACAGGCGGGTTTTGCGGCCAAGCTGTTGGCGGGTGAAATGCCCCAGTCGATCGAGCGGGCCTTTGCCACCAACGGCCTGTCCCTGTTTCCCTTTGCCTTGGGCGACATTCACAGCCAATGCACCTGTCCGGACAAGGCGAACCCCTGCAAACACATCGGCGCGGTCTATTACCTGCTGGGCGATCGGTTCAGTGATGATCCCTTTGTGTTGTTTCAACTGCGGGGCCGCACTCAGCAACAGTTGCTCAAAGCATTGCGGGAGGTTCGATCGCGCCTGGTGGCGGAACTGCCGGAACCCGTTGTCACCAGTGAGCCGATCGCCCTGGAGCCGATCGACCCGCAAACCCCGATCGCCCCGGCCACCGTCCCCGTGAACCTCCAGCAGTTTTGGGACTATAACCAACCCTTGGAGCCGTCCCTGGTGGTGATTACGCCGCCGGCCGATGGTGACACCCCCCTCAGCCTCTTGGGGCCCTTGCCCTTACCAACGGACGGCACCACGGACAATCGATCGACCCAAAAAGTGGTGACCCAATACCTGGAAGATGTCTATCGAACGGCAGGCCAGGCGGCCACCGTGGCGGCCCTGTCCTGACCCTCCGCCCTCGCCATCTGTCCCCGTGCTGGTTCTTATCGTCCTGGAGGCAATGCCATGACCACCCCCCTGAATGGTTCGGTGCGCGGTGAACGCCCGATCGGGCCGCCCGCGCCCGTGCAGGTGGTGGGCATTGGCTTGGACGGGGCCGCCGGTCTGAGTGAACAGGCCCGATCGCTCATTGCGGAAGCCACCTTGCTGGTGGGCAGCACCCGGCAATTGGCCCTGTTTCCCCAAGCCACCGCCGAAACCGTTGTGCTGGGGGATTTGGATGATGTGGTAGCCGTCATTCGGGCCCACATGATCACCCAAGCAACGGAATCGGAGCCTCGGTTGGTGGTGGTTTTGGCTTCCGGCGATCCGCTTTTTTTCGGGATTGGTCGGTTTCTGTTGGAAAAACTGCCCGCCCACTGGCTAGACTTCACCCCCCACCCCAGTTCCGTGCAGCTCGCATTTGCCCGGGTCAAGCTCCCTTGGCAAGATGCAGTCGTGTTCAGTGCCCATGGCCGATCGCTCGATGGGGCCGTGCGCCTGTTGCGCCAGGGGGTGGAAAAACTGGCAGTTTTGACCGATGGGGTCAGTCATCCAGGGGCGATCGCCCGATTGGTGCTGAGTTTGCGGCTGCCCGTGCGCTATCGGCTTTGGGTTTGTGAAAATCTGGGAGCACCCGAAGAACGCACCCAATCATGGGTTCTGGACGAAGCGGCCCTCACGGAAATTAGCGGCGAACTGTTTGCCAACCTCAACGTGGTGATTTTGGAGCGAATCCCCAACGCCGAGGGGATCGATCGCGCCGCCCTACCCCTCTTGGGCATTGCCGACGGCGACTTTTGCAGCTTTCCCGATCGCCCCGGACTGATGACCAAGCGAGAAGTGCGGGTGCAAATTTTGGCGGAATTGGCCCTGCAACCGAACCAAACCGTTTGGGACATTGGCGCGGGAACCGGTTCCGTGTCGATCGAGATGGCGCGGCTTTGCCCCAACTCCCGCATCTACGCGATCGAACAAACCCCCGCCGGCATCAGCCTCATTGAGCGCAACATTGAACGGTTCCAAACCAGCAACCTCACCGCCATCAAAGGCAAAGCCCCGGAAGCCCTGCGGCCCCTGCCCGCCCCCGATCGGGTCTTCATTGGTGGCAGCGACGGCCGCCTTGGCTCAATCCTCGACTGGTGTGCTCCCCGCATGGCCGTTAACGGGCGTATGGTGGTGGCCCTGGCCACCCTCGACAACCAAGCCACCCTCCTCGATTGGGTGTCGCACCAAACCGGTTGGCAAGTGCGCTGGCTTCAGGTCAGCCTCGCCCAAGCCGTCCCGATCGGGCCGCTCTGTCGCTGGTCGCCCCTCAATCCGGTGATCTTGGCCACCATTACGCCGCGCTAGATCGAGTCGCGTAAAGCAAATAAACCTGAGACCCTTTCAGGATATCCATCTGGTCACAATCAACCTGCGCAAACCCCTGGGAGGTGAGGTGGTTGCGCAGTCGGTCTAGTCGCCCGTCCAAATCATGCACCTCCACCACAACCTGTTGAATCACGCTCCAAAGTTGCTCCAACCCCTGAAAAATCATTTCCTCTGACTTTTCCGCATTAATTTTGAGGAGGTCAATCCTAGGAATGGATTGCATTGAAGGAATTTGATCGAGGCGATAGACAGGACAGCTTAAGCGCTCATGACGAAAATGCTTCTTCAGGGTTTGGTCTAGCAAAAAGCCCCGCAGAAACCGAGGAATTTTGCTGAGCGCCTGCAATCGCTCCGGCACATCGGGGCCACTGGAATTGCGAATCAGGGTTTCCCGAAAGTCCATATATTCCCGATCGGTTTCATCGGGAAAAGCACTGGACAGCATGGGCGTTTCGGGATGAAAAGCAAACTCCGCCGTTCCCGTTTCACTTCCCAAAGCATAGTTATAAATCTGCACATCAACCGGCTCCAACTGAGCCATATTTTGTGTCAGCAATGAGGCGAGCTGTGGGATGGGTTCAAACACATAGGCAGTCATTTTGCGCTGGCAAAGTTCAGCAGCCATGCTCGTAAAAATGCCCACATGCGCACCAACATCCACCACCGTTGCGCCCGGTTCCAGCTTAATTCCATGCTTGAAATACCATTGGCAATCTTCATAAATTGCCAGGGCTTCTGCCGCATTCGGACATTGCAACTGCACCTGATTTGGCAGGGTAGCCGTCGCGATTTTCATCACTGCTGTCATGGCTAGTTGA encodes:
- a CDS encoding SWIM zinc finger family protein, which codes for MPLKDFEQDSAGRHFSSSPATLTTEADSSIAREWWVERWLDLLNGYRFKKRLERARDYARQGHVLSIDFKNAKVIARVQGTEPEPYRVSLSIDPFTDEDWAAVAETLAQQAGFAAKLLAGEMPQSIERAFATNGLSLFPFALGDIHSQCTCPDKANPCKHIGAVYYLLGDRFSDDPFVLFQLRGRTQQQLLKALREVRSRLVAELPEPVVTSEPIALEPIDPQTPIAPATVPVNLQQFWDYNQPLEPSLVVITPPADGDTPLSLLGPLPLPTDGTTDNRSTQKVVTQYLEDVYRTAGQAATVAALS
- the cbiE gene encoding precorrin-6y C5,15-methyltransferase (decarboxylating) subunit CbiE, whose translation is MTTPLNGSVRGERPIGPPAPVQVVGIGLDGAAGLSEQARSLIAEATLLVGSTRQLALFPQATAETVVLGDLDDVVAVIRAHMITQATESEPRLVVVLASGDPLFFGIGRFLLEKLPAHWLDFTPHPSSVQLAFARVKLPWQDAVVFSAHGRSLDGAVRLLRQGVEKLAVLTDGVSHPGAIARLVLSLRLPVRYRLWVCENLGAPEERTQSWVLDEAALTEISGELFANLNVVILERIPNAEGIDRAALPLLGIADGDFCSFPDRPGLMTKREVRVQILAELALQPNQTVWDIGAGTGSVSIEMARLCPNSRIYAIEQTPAGISLIERNIERFQTSNLTAIKGKAPEALRPLPAPDRVFIGGSDGRLGSILDWCAPRMAVNGRMVVALATLDNQATLLDWVSHQTGWQVRWLQVSLAQAVPIGPLCRWSPLNPVILATITPR
- a CDS encoding FkbM family methyltransferase — protein: MTAVMKIATATLPNQVQLQCPNAAEALAIYEDCQWYFKHGIKLEPGATVVDVGAHVGIFTSMAAELCQRKMTAYVFEPIPQLASLLTQNMAQLEPVDVQIYNYALGSETGTAEFAFHPETPMLSSAFPDETDREYMDFRETLIRNSSGPDVPERLQALSKIPRFLRGFLLDQTLKKHFRHERLSCPVYRLDQIPSMQSIPRIDLLKINAEKSEEMIFQGLEQLWSVIQQVVVEVHDLDGRLDRLRNHLTSQGFAQVDCDQMDILKGSQVYLLYATRSSAA